Proteins from a genomic interval of Salvelinus alpinus chromosome 7, SLU_Salpinus.1, whole genome shotgun sequence:
- the LOC139581372 gene encoding protocadherin alpha-C2-like has translation MYRERRFFSAVFVFCALWGSALSVTRYSIPEEMERGSVVANLAADLGLELAGLAHREVKLDIFHSKKFLDVNKKTGELYIVEKIDREYLCTTKTTDCFLKLDVIIESPLRIFNIELGITDINDNAPHFRRDRIELDVSESATPGERFSLPNAVDPDVGINTVKTYQLSASEHFTIEIQTGSDGTKYVDLVLTKALDREENAVHNLILTAVDGGVPSQSGTANIVVRVLDTNDNAPRFDRSVYTVNVTENSAIGTLVMKLNATDLDEGPNADITYSFTLYTSEKTQYVFALNPNTGEITVKGTIDYEDMKFYEMHVEVKDKGQHPLLDQCKIVVDVTDTNDNYPEIAVKSYKSTVNEDIPVGTVIAIVGISDRDTGDNGKVNLSINQQVPFVLNKSSDFLYELIVSETLDREKVPEYDITLVVTDGGRPSLSDNETITLHLLDVNDNAPLFPQSFNTIPVMENNAPGALLSSLTAFDPDLHENQYLVYFIIEKEIVNTSISMLFSINPENGNLYALKTFDYEIEKEFLFHIEARDSGVPPLSSNVTVHIIIVDQNDNTPVIVSPWRVHGSLVEEKIPRSTDKGSLVSKVIAIDTDSVQNSRITYQFLQVTDATLFSLDQYNGDIRTMRMFSYRDPRHQRLVVIAKDNGEPALSATVTIKLSTVETAVKTYSDMTEVPLEYDIFSDLNLYLVIGLGSVSFLLLITILVTCVLKCQKPMPSKAAPPSRNSVISERNSTIADSTLVSNDAYWYSLFLAETRKGKLVVRQPVPKAGSRYIVSSLPRSTGLTETSDSAASTLQVRKQSPSVLTKLPTAFF, from the coding sequence ATGTATCGGGAGAGAAGGTTTTTCTCggctgtctttgtgttctgtgcGTTATGGGGCAGCGCTTTGTCTGTGACGCGGTATTCCATACccgaagagatggagagaggttctGTAGTGGCCAATTTAGCCGCAGATTTGGGACTGGAACTTGCAGGTCTGGCTCATCGCGAGGTAAAACTTGATATTTTCCATAGCAAGAAGTTTTTGGACGTCAACAAAAAGACAGGTGAGCTGTATATTGTAGAGAAAATAGACAGGGAGTATCTTTGTACCACTAAGACTACCGACTGTTTTTTAAAATTGGACGTTATCATTGAAAGCCCTTTACGCATATTTAACATAGAATTGGGAATAACAGATATTAATGATAACGCACCTCATTTTCGTAGGGACAGAATAGAGCTTGATGTTTCAGAATCAGCTACACCAGGAGAGAGATTCTCCCTTCCTAATGCAGTGGACCCGGATGTTGGTATAAATACAGTCAAAACCTACCAGCTCAGTGCTAGCGAGCATTTTACCATAGAAATCCAGACTGGGAGTGATGGTACTAAATATGTTGACTTGGTCTTGACAAAGGCTTTAGACCGGGAGGAGAACGCCGTTCATAACTTAATACTCACGGCTGTAGATGGCGGGGTCCCATCGCAATCTGGTACAGCTAATATCGTTGTTAGAGTGCTGGATACAAACGATAACGCCCCTCGATTCGACCGTTCGGTTTATACCGTTAATGTGACAGAAAACTCCGCGATTGGAACGCTAGTAATGAAGCTTAACGCCACAGATTTAGATGAAGGGCCAAATGCAGACATCACATATTCATTCACACTTTACACGTCAGAGAAAACACAATACGTATTTGCACTGAATCCAAACACAGGAGAGATAACAGTGAAAGGAACTATTGATTATGAAGATATGAAGTTTTACGAGATGCATGTTGAGGTTAAGGACAAAGGACAGCATCCCCTATTGGATCAATGTAAAATTGTAGTTGACGTTACAGATACAAACGACAACTATCCAGAGATAGCCGTTAAATCGTATAAGAGTACAGTTAATGAGGACATTCCAGTTGGGACAGTCATAGCAATCGTAGGTATAAGCGACAGGGACACAGGTGACAATGGCAAAGTGAACCTATCTATAAACCAACAGGTGCCATTTGTTTTGAACAAGTCGTCTGACTTCCTTTACGAGCTCATTGTCTCGGAAACATTAGATCGTGAGAAAGTTCCAGAATATGATATCACGCTCGTTGTGACGGACGGAGGAAGGCCCTCCTTGTCTGATAATGAAACGATAACTTTACATCTGTTGGACGTCAATGATAACGCGCCACTCTTCCCCCAGTCGTTCAATACTATTCCCGTTATGGAGAATAACGCGCCTGGGGCCTTGCTAAGTTCCCTCACTGCGTTTGATCCAGACCTCCATGAAAACCAGTATCTAGTTTATTTCATCATAGAAAAGGAGATAGTGAACACCTCCATTTCCATGCTGTTTTCCATCAATCCGGAGAACGGTAATCTTTACGCACTGAAGACGTTTGACTATGAGATAGAGAAGGAGTTCCTTTTCCACATTGAGGCCAGAGACTCTGGTGTTCCTCCTCTCAGCAGTAATGTGACTGTCCACATCATTATTGTTGATCAGAACGACAACACCCCGGTCATAGTCTCTCCGTGGCGCGTGCACGGCTCCTTGGTGGAGGAAAAGATTCCCAGATCCACCGATAAAGGATCCCTGGTCTCCAAGGTGATAGCCATAGACACGGACTCGGTCCAGAACTCTCGGATTACATACCAGTTTCTACAGGTTACTGACGCCACCTTATTCAGTCTGGACCAATACAATGGAGATATCCGGACCATGAGAATGTTCAGTTACAGAGATCCGCGTCATCAACGGCTGGTTGTCATTGCTAAGGACAACGGGGAACCTGCTCTCTCAGCTACAGTTACCATCAAGCTGTCAACAGTGGAGACTGCTGTTAAAACCTACTCTGACATGACTGAAGTGCCTCTAGAATATGACATATTTTCAGACTTAAACCTGTATTTGGTGATCGGCTTGGGCTCGGTGTCCTTTCTGTTACTGATCACCATATTGGTCACCTGTGTGCTGAAGTGTCAGAAACCGATGCCCAGCAAAGCGGCTCCTCCCAGTAGGAACAGCGTGATCAGCGAGAGGAACTCGACCATCGCAGATTCCACCCTGGTCTCCAACGATGCCTACTGGTACAGTCTGTTTCTAGCAGAGACCAGGAAAGGAAAGCTGGTAGTCAGACAGCCTGTGCCAAAGGCGGGATCCAGATACATTGTGTCCAGTTTACCAAGGAGCACGGGCCTGACAGAGACCAGCGACTCAGCAGCCTCTACTCTGCAGGTAAGAAAGCAATCTCCATCTGTTTTAACCAAATTACCTACAGCCTTTTTTTGA
- the LOC139581369 gene encoding protocadherin beta-16-like, whose amino-acid sequence MDVHRIIQPSRRYVSVFLLFSAVLNMASAVTHYSIPEEMEEGSIVANLATDLGLDMKTLSNRKMRLDTIANKKYVDVNKDTGEMYIAEKIDRELLCNIKTATCYLKMEVVLENPLRIFNIELEIMDINDNAPQFRRDTIHLDISESTPLGERFSLSNAVDPDIGANSVKTYHLSESHHFGIEIQTGRDGSKFADLILKTALDREKQAFQNLILTAVDSGVPTRSGTASIIVHVLDTNDNAPYFEKESFRINVPENSPIGNLVVKLNATDLDEGSNAEVIYSYSLYTTEKTQGTFKLNPDSGEITVKEMINYEDFRIYDMEVIATDKGANSLSGQCKLTILVTDMNDNHPEMSIKSFQSPIKEDIAVDTVIAVVSVSDKDSGENGIVDIRIPDELPFALRESSGNYYELVVSEPLDREKVPEYDITFTVTDRGSPPLSDNETMTLELLDVNDNVPQFPQSFYTLPVIENNAPGALLSSLTAFDPDLHENQYLVYFIIEKEIVNTSISMLFSINPENGNLYALKTFDYEIEKAFLFHIEARDSGVPPLSSNVTVHIIIVDQNDNTPVIVSPWRVHGSVVEEKIPRSTEKGSLVSKVIAIDTDSVQNSRITYQFLQVTDATLFSLDQYNGDIRTMRMFSYRDPRHQRLVVIAKDNGEPALSATVTIKLSTVETAVKAYSDMTEVPLEYDIFSDLNLYLVIGLGSVSFLLLITILVTCVLKCQKPMPSKAAPPSRNSVISEGNSTIADSTLVSNDAYWYSLFLAETRKGKLVVRQPVPKAGSRYIVSSLPRSTGLTETSDSAASTLQVRKQSPSVLTKLLIINRFDNNVLDLFV is encoded by the coding sequence ATGGATGTACATCGGATCATTCAGCCATCGAGGAGGTACGTCTCGGTCTTTCTGCTTTTCTCTGCAGTCCTGAACATGGCATCTGCCGTTACCCATTATTCTATTCCCGAAGAAATGGAGGAAGGCTCTATTGTTGCTAATCTAGCCACTGATTTGGGACTGGACATGAAAACCTTAAGCAACCGCAAGATGCGGTTAGATACCATAGCTAATAAGAAATATGTGGACGTTAATAAGGACACAGGAGAAATGTATATCGCTGAGAAGatagacagggaactgctttgcAACATTAAGACAGCTACTTGTTATTTAAAAATGGAAGTTGTCCTTGAGAACCCACTGAGGATATTTAACATAGAGTTAGAAATAATGGATATCAATGATAATGCGCCACAATTTCGAAGAGATACAATACATTTAGATATATCCGAGTCTACACCGTTAGGTGAAcgattttctttaagcaatgcgGTTGACCCTGATATTGGTGCAAACTCGGTGAAAACCTATCATCTTAGCGAAAGCCACCATTTTGGTATTGAAATTCAGACTGGAAGAGACGGGTCGAAGTTTGCTGATTTGATTCTGAAAACGGCTTTAGACCGAGAGAAGCAGGCGTTTCAAAATCTAATACTCACGGCTGTAGACAGCGGGGTACCCACGCGCTCGGGTACAGCCAGCATCATTGTTCATGTGTTAGATACAAATGACAACGCCCCTTATTTTGAAAAGGAAAGCTTTCGTATAAACGTACCGGAGAACTCCCCAATCGGAAATCTTGTAGTGAAGTTGAACGCAACAGACTTAGACGAAGGGTCAAATGCAGAAGTAATATACTCATACAGTCTTTATACAACAGAAAAGACACAGGGCACGTTCAAATTAAATCCTGATAGCGGTGAGATAACTGTAAAGGAAATGATCAATTATGAAGACTTTAGGATCTATGACATGGAAGTCATTGCAACAGATAAGGGGGCCAACTCTTTGTCAGGTCAGTGTAAATTAACTATTTTAGTGACAGATATGAATGATAATCATCCAGAAATGTCAATCAAATCATTTCAAAGTCCTATAAAGGAGGATATAGCAGTAGACACAGTAATAGCAGTTGTCAGTGTCAGCGATAAAGATTCAGGTGAAAATGGGATTGTAGATATTCGTATTCCTGATGAATTACCTTTTGCACTAAGAGAGTCTTCTGGTAACTATTATGAGTTAGTAGTATCAGAACCTCTAGACCGTGAGAAGGTCCCAGAATATGACATAACTTTTACCGTAACAGACAGGGGTTCCCCTCCGCTATCTGACAACGAAACGATGACTTTAGAACTACTAGACGTTAACGACAACGTTCCACAGTTCCCCCAGTCGTTCTACACTCTACCCGTTATAGAGAATAACGCGCCTGGGGCCTTGCTAAGTTCCCTCACTGCGTTTGATCCAGACCTCCATGAAAACCAGTATCTAGTTTATTTCATCATAGAAAAGGAGATAGTGAACACCTCCATTTCCATGCTGTTTTCCATCAATCCGGAGAACGGTAATCTTTACGCACTGAAGACGTTTGACTATGAGATAGAGAAGGCGTTCCTTTTCCACATTGAGGCCAGAGACTCTGGTGTTCCTCCTCTCAGCAGTAATGTGACTGTCCACATCATTATTGTTGATCAGAACGACAACACCCCGGTCATAGTCTCTCCGTGGCGCGTGCACGGCTCCGTGGTGGAGGAAAAGATTCCCAGATCCACCGAAAAAGGATCCCTGGTCTCCAAAGTGATAGCCATAGACACGGACTCGGTCCAGAACTCTCGGATTACATACCAGTTTCTACAGGTTACTGACGCCACCTTATTCAGTCTGGACCAATACAATGGAGATATCCGGACCATGAGAATGTTCAGTTACAGAGATCCGCGTCATCAACGGCTGGTTGTCATCGCTAAGGACAACGGGGAACCTGCTCTCTCAGCTACAGTTACCATCAAGCTGTCGACAGTGGAGACTGCTGTTAAAGCCTACTCTGACATGACTGAAGTGCCTCTAGAATATGACATCTTTTCAGACTTAAACCTGTATTTGGTGATCGGCTTGGGCTCGGTGTCCTTTCTGTTACTGATCACCATATTGGTCACCTGTGTGCTGAAGTGTCAGAAACCGATGCCCAGCAAAGCGGCTCCTCCCAGTAGGAACAGCGTGATCAGCGAGGGGAACTCGACCATCGCAGATTCCACCCTGGTCTCCAACGATGCCTACTGGTACAGTCTGTTTCTAGCAGAGACCAGGAAAGGAAAGCTGGTAGTCAGACAGCCTGTGCCAAAGGCGGGCTCCAGATACATTGTGTCCAGTTTACCAAGGAGCACGGGCCTGACAGAGACCAGCGACTCAGCAGCCTCTACTCTGCAGGTAAGAAAGCAATCTCCATCTGTTTTAACCAAATTACTTATAATCAATCGCTTTGACAATAATGTGCTGGATCTCTTCGTGTAA